In Labrys monachus, the genomic stretch TCGGCGCTAGCGTCCGTTTCGTCCTGGTATCATAGGTATACCAAAATGCATGCAGCGATCCGGCGGCGCAAGCTGTACGAGGAAGTGGCCGACGACCTGGAACGGATGATCCAGGACGGCCAGTATGCGCAGGCCGATCTCCTGCCTTCCGAACGGGACCTGATGCGGCATTACGGCGTGGGGCGGCCGGCGATCCGCGAGGCGCTCTTCCACCTGCGCAAGATGGGGCTCGTGCAGATCCGCTCCGGCGAGCGCGCCCGCGTCAGCCGACCGACGCCCGAATTCGTCATCGGCGCCCTCTCCGGCACGGCGCGCCACATGCTGGCGGCTCCCGGCGGCGTCGAGGAGTTCCAGGACGCCCGCGCCTTCTTCGAGGGCGGCCTCGCCCGCCATGCGGCCGCCTTCGCCACCGATGACGACATCGCCGAATTCGAGGCGGCGCTCGCCGCCAACCATGCGGCCATCGGCGACCTCAAGCGCTTCCGCGAGACGGACGTCGCCTTCCACTATGTGCTGGCGGTGATCCCCGGCAATTCGATCTTCACCGCGATCCACGCCGCGCTCGCCGACTGGCTGCTGGAACAGCGCGAGACGACCTTGGGGCCGGCGCACGATCCCGCCCTCTACGACACGATCTACGAGGCCCACAGGGCCATCTTCGAGGGCGTCGCCTCGCGCGATCCCGACCGGGCCGAGGCGGCGATGCGCAGCCATCTCGACTATATCGCACGGCGCTACAAGACGATCGTCGAGGGCCGGTAATGGGGAGCTATGTCGTCATCGTCGATTTTCGCGTGAAGCCCGGCGCCCTCGCGGCGTTCCGCCGGCTGATCGACGCCAATGCCCGCGCCTCGGTGCAGGCCGAGCCGGGCTGCCGGCGCTTCGACGTCGTCGAGCCGGAGAACGAGGCGGACCGCGTGCTCCTCTACGAGATCTATGCCGACCGGGCCGCCTTCGAGGCCCATATGCGCACCGACCATTTCCTCAGCTTCGACGCCGACAGCGCCGGGCTGGTGGCGGCCAAAACGATAACGACCGGCGACCTCGTCTGCGAGGGATCGGTCTGATTTCAAACGATCCGACCCGCGCGAAGAAGCGGGCGGAGGACGGGAAGGAAACGGGAATGACGGAGCACGGTCTCAAGGCCATGGCGCAGACGCGAGCGCCGAAATTCGGGCATTTCATCCTCGAATTCGCGACGCCCGGCATCGGCCACATCCTGAAATCGGCGGGATGCGACTTCGCCTTCCTCGACATGGAGCATTCGGGCTTCCATTTCGAGACGGTCAAGAGCGTGCTGCGCTATTTCGAGGCCGCCGACCTGCCGACGCTGGTGCGCACGCCGTCCAAGGCCTACCACCATATCGCCCGCGCCATGGACATGGGCGCGGAGGGCATCATGCCGCCGATGGTGGGCACGGCGCAGGAGGCGCGCGACATCGTGCAGGCGATGAAATACCACCCCGAGGGCGGCCGCGGCGTCGCGCTCCAGATCGCGCATGACCGGTACCGGCCCGGCACCGTCGCCGACAAGTTCAGCGCCGCCAATGCCCGCTCGACCTTCTTCTGCCTGATCGAGACGGCGGAAGGGGTCGAGAATGTCGACGAGATCGCCGCCGTCGACGGCGTCGACTGCCTGTGGATCGGCCATTTCGACCTCTCGGTTTCGCTCGGCATTCCAGGCCAGTTCGAGAATGCGGCGTTCAAGGCCGCGGTCGACAAGACGATCGCCGCCGCCAAGCGCAACGGCAAGGCGCTCGGCCGCCTGGTGCCGACGGTCGAGGCGGGCATCGCGCTCTATGGCGAGGGCTTCGACTTCATCTGCTATGCGGGCGATGTCTGGGTGCTGCACAACGCCCTTGCGGAGGCGGTGTCGCGCCTGCGCCAGGGCACCGGGAACCAGAGGATCTGACGCCATGGCCCAGCCTTTTCGTGTCGCCATCTCCGGGGATTTCAGGAAAGCGGACGGCTCGCCGACCTATCCGGACTTCGACCTCGATCCGTTGCGGCAGGCCCCCGGGGTGGAGGCCGTCTTCCTGGAACCGGCCAATCCGCTGCGGGCCGACCAGCTCGAGGATTTCGACGCCCTGATCCTGCTCGCCCACCGCTTCGACGCCGGGAGCGTGCCGAAGAGCGGCCGCCTCGCGGTGATCGCCCGCTTCGGCGTCGGCTACGACACCGTGGATGTCGAGGCCTGCACGCAGGCCGGCATCGCCCTCGTCATCACGCCCGACGGCGTGCGCCGGCCGGTGGCGGTGTCGATCGTCACCCTCATGCTGGCCCTGACCGGCAAGCTGACGATCAAGGACCGGCTGACGCGCGAGGCCGCGGCGGGCTTTGCCCGGCGCTCCGACCATATGGGCGTCGGCCTCGTCGGGCGCACGATCGGTTCCCTCGGCATCGGCAATATCGGCGCGGAACTGTTCCGGCTGCTGCAGCCCTTCGACATGAAGTTCATCGCGCATGATCCCTTCGCCGACAAGGCGGTCGCCGCCGAGCTCGGCATCGAGCTGGTCGGGCTGGAAGACGTCTTCCGGCGTGCCGACATCGTGTCGGTCAGCTGTCCGCTGACGCCGCAGACGCACCACCTCGTCAATGCCGAGCGCCTCGCTCTGATGAAGCCGACCGCCTACCTGATCAACACGGCGCGCGGACCGATCGTCGACCAGAAGGCGCTGACGGCGGCACTGCAGGCGGGACGCATCGCGGGCGCCGGGCTCGACGTGCTCGAACAGGAGCCGCCCGAGCCGGACGATCCGATCCTCAAGCTCGACAACGTCATCCTCTCGCCCCACGCGCTGTGCTGGACCGACCAATGCTTTGCCGGCAACGGAAAGGCCGACATCGCGGCCGTGATCGAGGTCCAGCACGGCCGGACGCCGCGCGCCGTCGTCAACCGCACCGTGCTGGAGACGCCGGCCTGGCAGCGGAAGCTGGCGGCGTTCGCCAGCCGGTGAGGGGTAGGGGCCGGCTGCGCCCCGCCATCGCATTATCGTGGGAGGGAGCGCCGCCCCTCACCTCTATCCTCTCCCCGCAAGCGGGGCGAGGGGGACATCAGCGTCGCGACAGGCCGGCAACATTCACGTCCCGCAGCCTGCTTTTCGGGAACGCGACGCCGGCCATCCCTTCTCCCCGCATGCGGGGAGAAGGGCAGGATGAGGGGCTGCTCGACCGACATGGTCGGTTGCGCGAAAGCCCCCGTAAATAATCCCGGGCGCCCCAGCAGAAGAAGGCCTCGACCGAAGCGCCCTCGGGACGAGACCACAGGGAGGAACAACATGAACGAGCGTGAAAGGCGTGACTTCGAAGCCGGTCTTGCCGAGGAGGTCGATGCGTGGCTGTCCGGCCGCCCGACGCGGCGGACCTTCATCACCCGGCTCGGCCAGATGATGGGCATGCTGCCGCTCGCCGGGCTGGCGCTGCCGGCCTGGACGAGCGAGGCCGTCGCGGCCGCCGCCCTCGACCTCGCCGACGCCTCGACGCCGCTCGGCAAGGCGCAGGCCGCGGCCCTCAAGGCTTCGACCGAGGGGCCGGCCGACGGCTCGGCCTTCCGGGCGGTCGCCGCCGCCAAGCAATATTCGGGCGTCAGCCTGAGCATGACCTTCGAGGCCGGCCTGCAGGCGCTCGACCAGCGCAATTTCTCCGGCCCCGTCTGGGAGCAGCTCACCGGCATCAAGTCCAACGTGGTCGAGCTGTCCCATCCGGACCAGTATTCCAAGCCGGTCGCCGAGCACATCGCCGCCTCCGGCGCCTATGACATCCTCGACATCGAGCCGGCCTGGACCCCGTCCCTCGCCGATGGCGGCGTGATCGCGCCGCTGGACGACTACATCGCCAAATACATGAACAAGGCCGATTTCGAGGACTATCACCCCCTCTACAAGGCCCTGCCGACCTATAAGGGCAAGATCTGGGGCTTCTTCGACGACGGCGACATGCTCGCCCTCTATTATCGCAAGGACATCTTCGCCGATCCCAAGCTCAAGGATGCCTACGCCAAGAAGTTCAACAAGCCGCTGGAGGTGCCGAAGACATGGGAGGACTATGCCGAGGTCGCCCAGTTCATCTCGGACCAGCTCGCGCCCAACGTCTACGGCGCCGGCCATTTCCGCAAGGCCGGCAGCCCCGGCAACCAGTATGATTTCATGCAGCAGTTCCGCGCCAACAAGGGCGTGCTGTTCGATGCCGACATGAAGGCGCAGCTCGCCTCGCCCCAGGGCATCAAGACGCTGGAGAACATGCTCGCCGCCAACAAGGCCTCGATCCCCGGCAACAACGAACTCGACGCGGTGTCGCTATGGGCCGCCTTCCTGCAGGGCAAGGTGGCGATGATCTATTCCTGGCCGCCGACCGGGCGCATGGCCGCGAACTATTCCCAGAGCGCCAAGGCGATCAACTTCATCCCGCAATCCTCGGTCGCCGGCAAGGTCGGCTATGCGGTCATGCCGGGCGGCCATCCCGAGCATGCCACCGGCTACAACAAGGCGCTGGCGGCCGATTCCGCCAATGCCGAGGCCGCCTATCTGTTCATGCAGTGGGCGACGTCGCCGCCGGTGTCGCTGGCGCGCACCATGCTGCCCTATTCGCTGCGCGACCCCTACCGGCTGTCGCATTTCAAGTCGGATCTCTATCGTTCGCTGTGGCCGGACGCGAAGGACTATCTCATCAACCTCAACAACTCGGCCAATGTCGGCCTGCTCGACATGATCATGCCCGGCTGGCAGGACTACGCCCTGTCGCTCGACCGCATGTGCTCTTCGGTCTGGGCCGGCACCGACCCGAAGGAGGCGCTCCAGACCGCCGCCGCCGAATGGGACCAGACGACGGAGCGGCTCGGCGTCGACAGCCAGAAGGCGGCCTTCGCCGAATACAGCAAGCTGCCCGGC encodes the following:
- a CDS encoding NAD(P)-dependent oxidoreductase, which gives rise to MAQPFRVAISGDFRKADGSPTYPDFDLDPLRQAPGVEAVFLEPANPLRADQLEDFDALILLAHRFDAGSVPKSGRLAVIARFGVGYDTVDVEACTQAGIALVITPDGVRRPVAVSIVTLMLALTGKLTIKDRLTREAAAGFARRSDHMGVGLVGRTIGSLGIGNIGAELFRLLQPFDMKFIAHDPFADKAVAAELGIELVGLEDVFRRADIVSVSCPLTPQTHHLVNAERLALMKPTAYLINTARGPIVDQKALTAALQAGRIAGAGLDVLEQEPPEPDDPILKLDNVILSPHALCWTDQCFAGNGKADIAAVIEVQHGRTPRAVVNRTVLETPAWQRKLAAFASR
- the nanR gene encoding transcriptional regulator NanR, translated to MHAAIRRRKLYEEVADDLERMIQDGQYAQADLLPSERDLMRHYGVGRPAIREALFHLRKMGLVQIRSGERARVSRPTPEFVIGALSGTARHMLAAPGGVEEFQDARAFFEGGLARHAAAFATDDDIAEFEAALAANHAAIGDLKRFRETDVAFHYVLAVIPGNSIFTAIHAALADWLLEQRETTLGPAHDPALYDTIYEAHRAIFEGVASRDPDRAEAAMRSHLDYIARRYKTIVEGR
- a CDS encoding HpcH/HpaI aldolase family protein → MTEHGLKAMAQTRAPKFGHFILEFATPGIGHILKSAGCDFAFLDMEHSGFHFETVKSVLRYFEAADLPTLVRTPSKAYHHIARAMDMGAEGIMPPMVGTAQEARDIVQAMKYHPEGGRGVALQIAHDRYRPGTVADKFSAANARSTFFCLIETAEGVENVDEIAAVDGVDCLWIGHFDLSVSLGIPGQFENAAFKAAVDKTIAAAKRNGKALGRLVPTVEAGIALYGEGFDFICYAGDVWVLHNALAEAVSRLRQGTGNQRI
- a CDS encoding extracellular solute-binding protein; this translates as MNERERRDFEAGLAEEVDAWLSGRPTRRTFITRLGQMMGMLPLAGLALPAWTSEAVAAAALDLADASTPLGKAQAAALKASTEGPADGSAFRAVAAAKQYSGVSLSMTFEAGLQALDQRNFSGPVWEQLTGIKSNVVELSHPDQYSKPVAEHIAASGAYDILDIEPAWTPSLADGGVIAPLDDYIAKYMNKADFEDYHPLYKALPTYKGKIWGFFDDGDMLALYYRKDIFADPKLKDAYAKKFNKPLEVPKTWEDYAEVAQFISDQLAPNVYGAGHFRKAGSPGNQYDFMQQFRANKGVLFDADMKAQLASPQGIKTLENMLAANKASIPGNNELDAVSLWAAFLQGKVAMIYSWPPTGRMAANYSQSAKAINFIPQSSVAGKVGYAVMPGGHPEHATGYNKALAADSANAEAAYLFMQWATSPPVSLARTMLPYSLRDPYRLSHFKSDLYRSLWPDAKDYLINLNNSANVGLLDMIMPGWQDYALSLDRMCSSVWAGTDPKEALQTAAAEWDQTTERLGVDSQKAAFAEYSKLPGSSADHTIETMGMAVKMD
- a CDS encoding putative quinol monooxygenase: MGSYVVIVDFRVKPGALAAFRRLIDANARASVQAEPGCRRFDVVEPENEADRVLLYEIYADRAAFEAHMRTDHFLSFDADSAGLVAAKTITTGDLVCEGSV